One Methylophaga marina DNA window includes the following coding sequences:
- a CDS encoding thiamine pyrophosphate-binding protein, with protein MSEQRVADYIFARVADLGVKEVFLLPGGGAMHLVDALGQNPDITFIPTHHEQAAAIAAEAYSRVNETLGVALVTTGPGATNALTAVAGAWIESVPLLIISGQVKRADMKDDSGVRQMGPQEVDIVSMVKPITKYAITVDEPENIGLYLDKALHEAMTGRKGPVWLDVPLDVQASLIEPEELARDESNTDNESDCALELDEVIQLIQQAERPIILAGHGIRLSGAADAFKQLYEKTGIPVLTTWNSLDLIPYEHSLCAGRPGSVALRPANFAAQNCDLLISIGARLDNVVTAHNPQNFAQYADKVIVDIDASELKKHQLPKARLIQANAKTFIEQLNTELPQHKADYSAWITKIADWKQRYPRCDGEKFPEHGQISHYHFIDRLSTLTKANELIITGSSGLAVEVFYSTFVNKTGQRIFLTSGLGSMGYGLPAAIGGCLASGKKPVVSVEGDGSLQLNLQELSTLKSLNLPIRLFIMNNNGYASIRNTQRNYFDERYVATGQEAGLLIPDLVKLAEAIGLEAIRINDASELDEKIQYVLNHPGPILCDITIIKDEALWPKVSAIPQANGSMISMPLEDMTPLLSLEKLKQEMLVSLADISQQVVRGDG; from the coding sequence ATGAGCGAACAACGCGTTGCTGACTATATCTTTGCCCGAGTGGCTGATTTAGGCGTTAAAGAGGTTTTCTTACTTCCTGGTGGTGGGGCCATGCATCTGGTGGATGCCTTGGGGCAGAATCCTGATATCACTTTCATACCGACTCATCACGAACAAGCTGCAGCGATTGCGGCTGAAGCCTACTCTCGCGTGAATGAAACACTCGGCGTGGCGTTGGTCACCACAGGGCCAGGTGCGACCAATGCTTTGACTGCTGTAGCGGGTGCCTGGATTGAGTCTGTACCACTGCTGATTATTTCCGGTCAGGTGAAACGGGCCGATATGAAAGATGATAGCGGTGTACGGCAAATGGGCCCGCAGGAAGTTGACATCGTGTCGATGGTTAAACCCATTACCAAATATGCCATCACCGTTGATGAGCCAGAGAATATTGGTCTTTATCTTGATAAGGCTTTACATGAAGCGATGACAGGGCGAAAAGGCCCTGTCTGGCTGGATGTGCCGTTGGATGTACAAGCCAGTTTGATTGAGCCGGAAGAGCTAGCCCGGGATGAGTCGAATACAGACAATGAGTCAGACTGTGCACTTGAGCTGGATGAAGTTATCCAACTCATTCAGCAGGCAGAGCGTCCTATTATTTTGGCTGGTCATGGTATCCGTCTATCAGGTGCCGCTGACGCATTCAAACAACTTTATGAAAAAACCGGTATTCCGGTATTAACCACATGGAATTCTCTGGATCTAATTCCTTACGAACATTCATTATGTGCTGGTCGACCAGGTTCAGTGGCACTCAGACCGGCAAACTTTGCCGCCCAGAATTGTGATTTATTGATCAGCATTGGCGCCCGTCTGGATAATGTGGTCACCGCCCATAACCCGCAAAACTTTGCTCAATATGCCGATAAAGTGATTGTCGATATTGACGCCTCTGAACTGAAAAAACATCAGCTACCCAAAGCCCGTTTAATTCAGGCGAATGCCAAAACCTTCATCGAACAACTGAATACTGAGCTGCCTCAACATAAAGCTGATTATTCAGCATGGATAACGAAAATAGCCGATTGGAAACAACGTTATCCACGTTGTGATGGTGAAAAATTTCCAGAGCATGGTCAGATCAGTCATTATCATTTTATCGATCGTTTATCCACGCTGACAAAAGCGAACGAGCTTATTATTACCGGTAGTTCAGGGCTGGCAGTCGAAGTGTTTTACTCCACTTTTGTGAATAAAACCGGTCAACGTATTTTCCTCACCTCGGGTTTAGGCTCTATGGGCTATGGCTTGCCCGCGGCAATTGGTGGCTGTCTGGCCTCAGGTAAAAAGCCCGTCGTTTCGGTAGAAGGTGACGGCAGCTTGCAGCTTAATCTTCAAGAATTAAGCACTTTAAAATCCCTCAATTTACCTATACGCCTATTCATTATGAACAATAATGGCTATGCCTCCATTCGAAACACACAACGCAATTATTTTGATGAACGCTATGTGGCAACAGGGCAAGAGGCCGGCTTACTGATTCCGGATTTAGTCAAACTGGCTGAAGCAATCGGCCTTGAAGCAATACGTATTAATGACGCCAGTGAGTTGGATGAAAAAATCCAATATGTTCTCAATCATCCAGGCCCAATTCTTTGTGATATCACTATCATTAAAGACGAAGCGTTATGGCCAAAAGTATCCGCTATCCCACAAGCAAATGGTTCGATGATTTCTATGCCATTAGAAGATATGACACCATTATTGTCTTTAGAGAAGTTAAAACAGGAAATGTTAGTGTCCTTAGCTGACATTTCTCAACAAGTGGTACGAGGAGATGGTTGA
- a CDS encoding HAD family hydrolase codes for MNLKHILFDFDGTIIDSAPCILNCYEQVMSDLNITPSVPITASIIGPPLTDTVAMLANTEDEVLIENMATAFKSFYDSRVATETPMYAEIEEVLAWLNEQGYQLYIATNKRYEPTMAVIEHLSLAKYFTDIGAVDQLPLGKQKKSLLIQRLVKEHNIEEKEALYIGDKLDDYQAATFNSMPFVAAGWGYGDWESSHTVFNSPLQLLHFISNYNG; via the coding sequence ATGAATTTAAAACATATTCTTTTTGACTTTGATGGCACAATCATTGATTCGGCACCATGTATTCTCAATTGTTATGAGCAGGTCATGTCGGATCTGAATATCACACCATCTGTTCCGATAACTGCGTCGATAATTGGCCCTCCTCTTACTGACACTGTAGCCATGCTGGCAAATACTGAAGATGAAGTTCTCATCGAAAACATGGCAACCGCGTTTAAAAGCTTTTATGACAGCCGTGTGGCAACAGAAACGCCAATGTATGCTGAGATAGAGGAAGTATTAGCCTGGTTAAATGAACAGGGGTATCAGCTATATATCGCAACAAACAAGCGTTATGAACCAACCATGGCAGTTATTGAACATTTATCACTAGCAAAGTATTTCACCGATATTGGTGCCGTCGATCAGTTACCCTTAGGAAAGCAAAAAAAATCGCTTCTTATCCAAAGGTTGGTGAAAGAACATAATATTGAAGAAAAAGAAGCACTTTATATCGGAGACAAATTAGACGACTATCAAGCTGCTACATTCAATTCTATGCCATTTGTTGCAGCTGGCTGGGGGTATGGGGACTGGGAGTCATCACACACTGTATTCAATTCACCATTACAACTGCTTCATTTTATAAGCAATTATAATGGCTGA
- a CDS encoding N-acetylneuraminate synthase family protein, translated as MCTPFDEASVDWIEQHGFDILKIASCSLTDWPLLERIAQSSLPLVMSTAGASMEEIDNVVQFFLHRHKQLAVMHCVGEYPTPRQNLQLGQIALLKQRFPEVTVGYSTHEDPNESEAVKMAVAMGAQLFEKHVGVGELNAYSANPEQVRQWLLSAQEAYAMLGLEGERVTVTETELTTLNSLRRAVFAKQDLAAGKALQTEDFYLAIPSQPGQLLANDLSKYKQFELKAAVKVNEPLLLKQLEITDTRDMVSASLSKVCALLREAGIAIADGVNCQLSHHYGIEKFEETGATIIDVVNREYCKKILVLLPGQNHPVHAHHKKEETFNVLAGEMYLQLGDELKTIKAGEMVTVERGVKHAFSSETGAIFEELSTTHFTDDSYYDDKSINQNSRRKTNLIFRADWLTSEWA; from the coding sequence ATGTGTACGCCGTTTGATGAAGCTTCTGTTGATTGGATTGAACAACATGGTTTTGATATCTTAAAAATTGCTTCCTGTTCACTCACAGATTGGCCATTATTAGAACGTATCGCTCAATCCTCTTTGCCGCTGGTGATGTCTACCGCCGGTGCCTCGATGGAAGAGATTGACAATGTCGTTCAGTTTTTCTTACATCGCCACAAACAATTAGCCGTGATGCACTGTGTTGGTGAGTATCCAACGCCAAGACAAAATCTACAGTTAGGCCAAATTGCTCTATTAAAACAACGTTTTCCTGAGGTGACGGTGGGCTATTCAACCCATGAAGATCCTAATGAGTCGGAAGCAGTGAAAATGGCCGTCGCCATGGGCGCGCAGCTGTTTGAAAAGCATGTTGGGGTAGGTGAGCTCAATGCTTACTCGGCGAACCCTGAACAAGTCAGACAATGGTTACTCTCAGCGCAAGAAGCTTATGCCATGCTTGGTCTTGAGGGCGAGCGTGTGACGGTGACAGAGACAGAATTAACCACACTGAATTCATTACGCCGAGCGGTGTTTGCTAAACAAGATCTCGCTGCAGGCAAAGCATTGCAAACAGAAGATTTTTACTTGGCGATTCCAAGTCAACCCGGTCAACTATTGGCCAATGACTTATCCAAATACAAACAGTTTGAGTTAAAAGCGGCGGTAAAGGTTAATGAACCTTTATTACTCAAGCAGTTAGAAATCACCGATACCCGTGACATGGTTTCAGCTTCATTATCTAAAGTGTGTGCTTTATTACGTGAAGCCGGCATTGCTATTGCTGATGGCGTGAACTGCCAGTTATCGCATCACTATGGCATTGAGAAGTTCGAAGAAACAGGTGCGACCATTATTGATGTGGTTAACCGTGAATACTGTAAAAAGATTCTGGTGCTACTGCCAGGACAAAATCATCCGGTGCACGCTCATCATAAAAAAGAAGAAACCTTTAATGTGCTGGCGGGAGAGATGTACTTACAACTAGGTGATGAGCTAAAAACCATCAAAGCCGGTGAAATGGTCACCGTTGAGCGCGGTGTTAAACATGCTTTTAGCAGTGAAACTGGGGCGATATTTGAAGAGTTATCCACCACACATTTCACTGATGACTCATATTACGACGATAAAAGCATCAACCAGAACAGTCGTCGCAAAACGAACCTGATATTTCGTGCTGACTGGCTAACTTCGGAGTGGGCATGA
- a CDS encoding glycosyltransferase family 2 protein, translated as MTPILSICIPTLNRAHLLKSMLFQLARVVEGYLDRVEIVIADNASIDETKKVVESCPLPIQYGCQKETVGFTKNVLFATTELARGEFIWIVGDDDLIVPNALKHIFDSLARAPDVSYHYLNFGWINIAKRDEIIYGQSGYPNETQLNKLQFNETSWQLLDKIELLTQLPSDNISASFSGIFCFICRRQLFIREQITLNPTDSLDGSSTNMSDCFPHAMLTLAPLAGEPIAYVAEPCLLQGINGWEWGGYAYKNMILGTYQLFRWLQSTVFDQNALEILWKSYYSMAGRLFARMQHEPDQHKGAELILKEAIPYSTSHPQFWDSLITEMKMLINIDNDVEALASWLRQELTHHPQAKLGLWGVAGRGTKLFRKHPNFLRNLIWITDKNELEHGLPFLQSGQSISQPESQSGMDIDILLIGTRSEFVIDVENHVCSISPSLTTISVNGIKRHKHNNTAIHKASETEYNETQKN; from the coding sequence ATGACACCCATACTTTCAATTTGCATACCAACACTAAATCGAGCCCATTTACTCAAGTCAATGCTGTTCCAACTAGCCAGAGTCGTCGAGGGCTATCTAGACCGAGTTGAAATTGTTATTGCCGATAACGCTTCAATAGATGAGACAAAGAAGGTAGTTGAATCTTGCCCGCTTCCGATTCAATATGGATGCCAAAAAGAAACGGTTGGGTTCACTAAGAATGTATTATTTGCGACCACAGAACTAGCGAGAGGTGAGTTTATATGGATCGTTGGTGATGATGACCTTATTGTTCCCAACGCTCTCAAGCATATTTTTGATTCTCTCGCGAGAGCCCCCGACGTCAGCTACCACTACCTCAACTTTGGTTGGATCAATATCGCCAAGAGAGATGAGATTATTTACGGGCAATCTGGCTACCCCAATGAAACGCAACTCAATAAACTTCAATTTAATGAAACATCTTGGCAACTACTCGACAAAATCGAATTATTGACTCAGCTTCCCTCTGACAACATCTCAGCCTCTTTTAGCGGCATTTTTTGTTTTATTTGTCGCCGACAATTATTTATTAGAGAACAGATAACATTAAATCCTACTGATAGCCTTGATGGCTCATCCACCAATATGAGTGATTGTTTTCCTCATGCAATGCTTACTCTCGCTCCTCTGGCGGGTGAGCCGATTGCTTATGTGGCTGAACCCTGTTTACTACAGGGCATCAACGGATGGGAGTGGGGAGGTTACGCTTATAAAAATATGATTTTGGGCACGTATCAGCTGTTTAGATGGCTGCAATCAACTGTGTTCGATCAGAATGCCCTAGAAATACTATGGAAGAGCTACTACTCCATGGCAGGCAGACTGTTTGCCCGGATGCAACATGAACCAGATCAACATAAAGGGGCTGAGCTGATACTAAAAGAAGCGATCCCTTACTCCACATCGCACCCTCAATTTTGGGATAGCTTGATTACCGAAATGAAAATGTTAATAAATATAGACAATGATGTTGAGGCGTTAGCAAGTTGGCTGAGGCAGGAGCTAACTCATCACCCACAAGCAAAGCTAGGGTTATGGGGTGTAGCCGGTAGAGGAACAAAACTATTCAGAAAACATCCCAATTTTCTGAGAAATCTCATTTGGATAACTGATAAAAATGAGCTGGAACATGGTTTGCCTTTTCTGCAATCTGGACAGTCCATATCACAGCCAGAATCACAGAGTGGAATGGATATTGATATATTACTTATCGGAACACGCTCAGAGTTTGTAATTGATGTAGAAAATCACGTTTGCTCAATCAGCCCATCGCTCACCACGATTAGCGTGAACGGAATAAAAAGACACAAACACAATAATACAGCCATTCATAAAGCTTCTGAAACAGAATACAACGAGACCCAAAAGAATTAG
- the rfbH gene encoding lipopolysaccharide biosynthesis protein RfbH: MTNHAATFACGELCIVNKPATSPTLCVVISQEEAVIECYEVLALTDNPSTSGDNWFLLSEATASRSAEYLDLRQPIFTGPMNIASRQGQLSASTIEALLRALVQRQVKRYSQHKFPSKAFQPGQNAVAVSGKVLDNNDIQHMVDASLDGWLTTGRFNAQFEKALAEFIGVKHVLTVNSGSSANLLALTALTSPKLGDKALQKGDEVITVAAGFPTTVNPILQNGLVPVFVDITLPSYNIDVSQLEAALSDKTRAIMMAHTLGNTFNIDAVVRFARQHNLWLIEDCCDALGTTYAPSVELTDYRGQPIALNQPRHVGTFGDIATLSFYPAHHITMGEGGAVYTNNGQLKLILESFRDWGRDCFCEPGKDNTCNKRFSYQLGQLPCGYDHKYTYSHLGYNLKISDMQAAVGLSQLDKVTGFIEKRKANFQRLYAGLASLQDYLLLPEAENNAEPSWFGFAITLKQGNRADFIQYLEQHKIANRLVFGGNLIKQPYFEQQSYRKVGELTITDQVMNDSLWIGVFPGLSDEMIDYMIDTIQSYFKV; the protein is encoded by the coding sequence ATGACAAATCACGCTGCTACTTTTGCTTGCGGTGAACTGTGTATTGTCAATAAACCTGCCACCTCGCCAACTTTGTGTGTCGTGATTTCTCAGGAAGAAGCCGTCATAGAATGTTATGAAGTACTGGCTTTAACAGACAATCCTTCAACTTCAGGGGATAACTGGTTTTTATTATCGGAAGCGACAGCAAGCCGTTCAGCAGAATATCTGGATTTACGGCAGCCTATTTTTACTGGTCCAATGAATATCGCCAGTCGACAAGGTCAACTTTCGGCTTCAACAATAGAAGCGTTATTACGTGCCTTAGTTCAACGTCAAGTGAAACGCTACAGCCAACATAAATTTCCATCAAAGGCTTTCCAGCCTGGGCAGAATGCTGTTGCTGTGTCAGGAAAAGTTTTGGATAACAATGATATCCAGCATATGGTGGATGCCTCACTGGATGGCTGGCTAACAACTGGACGGTTTAATGCCCAGTTTGAAAAAGCACTGGCTGAATTTATTGGTGTCAAACATGTTCTCACGGTAAATTCAGGTTCATCAGCGAACTTGTTGGCATTAACTGCACTGACTTCACCTAAGTTAGGTGATAAAGCATTACAAAAAGGCGATGAAGTCATCACTGTCGCGGCTGGGTTTCCGACTACGGTGAATCCCATATTACAAAACGGTTTAGTGCCGGTTTTTGTTGATATTACCTTGCCTTCCTACAATATTGATGTCAGTCAGCTTGAGGCGGCGTTATCTGATAAAACCCGAGCCATTATGATGGCGCATACATTAGGTAATACGTTCAATATAGATGCTGTTGTGCGTTTTGCACGTCAACATAACCTTTGGTTAATCGAAGACTGTTGTGATGCTCTGGGGACCACCTATGCACCTTCTGTAGAATTAACAGATTATCGGGGACAGCCGATTGCATTGAATCAGCCCCGACATGTCGGTACCTTTGGTGATATTGCTACCTTAAGTTTTTACCCCGCTCATCATATAACGATGGGAGAGGGTGGAGCGGTTTATACCAATAATGGCCAACTGAAACTGATTCTGGAGTCATTCCGTGACTGGGGTCGAGATTGTTTCTGTGAACCCGGTAAAGATAACACCTGTAATAAACGCTTCAGTTATCAGTTGGGACAACTGCCCTGCGGCTATGACCACAAATATACCTATTCTCATCTTGGTTATAATCTGAAAATTTCTGATATGCAGGCCGCTGTGGGCTTATCTCAATTGGATAAAGTCACGGGCTTTATTGAAAAGCGTAAAGCTAACTTTCAACGTTTATATGCTGGCTTAGCTTCTCTACAAGATTATTTGTTACTGCCGGAAGCAGAAAATAATGCTGAACCGTCCTGGTTTGGTTTCGCTATTACCTTAAAACAAGGTAATCGAGCTGACTTTATTCAGTATCTTGAACAACATAAGATAGCCAATCGACTGGTTTTTGGCGGTAATCTCATCAAACAGCCGTATTTTGAACAGCAAAGCTATCGTAAAGTTGGCGAATTAACCATCACCGATCAGGTCATGAATGATTCGTTGTGGATCGGCGTTTTTCCGGGGCTATCTGATGAGATGATTGATTATATGATCGATACTATCCAATCTTATTTCAAAGTGTGA
- a CDS encoding class I SAM-dependent methyltransferase, which translates to MRRKKLLERVEYLAPYLRTGMSVLEIGCAEGELGKKVKEKYQLEYYGFEISQDVIQAMTVLDGVFRLADQVSEERKFDLIMSFHVLEHISDLSAVIVDWKHWLKPNGIVILEVPNNAGHPWVEDDNNPEHIHQFGMSSIAALLQRHGFIIKMMSTGFFESPSYTDSIRLVAELALSRKDKQDSLIEAIRKTIHEPFDVFCVGGDFKNYIEPIMPHLNVISLFDNDAMKKEMGGKPVILFENEKNEQRPILIASIRYEEQIRDELLQKKVSLNNIYYLSDILLGVNSNG; encoded by the coding sequence ATACGTAGAAAAAAACTTCTTGAGAGAGTTGAGTATTTGGCACCTTACTTAAGGACAGGGATGTCAGTATTAGAGATCGGATGTGCTGAAGGGGAGCTGGGCAAGAAAGTTAAAGAAAAGTATCAATTGGAATACTATGGCTTTGAAATTTCGCAAGATGTCATACAAGCCATGACAGTTCTTGACGGTGTGTTCCGTTTAGCTGATCAAGTGAGCGAAGAACGGAAGTTTGATCTCATCATGAGTTTTCATGTATTGGAGCATATCTCTGATCTTAGTGCTGTCATTGTAGATTGGAAACATTGGTTAAAGCCTAATGGAATAGTGATTCTGGAGGTGCCTAATAACGCTGGGCATCCGTGGGTTGAGGACGATAATAACCCTGAACATATTCACCAATTTGGAATGAGTTCAATAGCTGCTTTATTGCAAAGGCATGGCTTCATAATCAAGATGATGAGCACCGGCTTTTTTGAATCACCAAGTTATACCGATAGCATTCGCTTAGTAGCTGAGTTGGCACTGTCTCGAAAAGACAAACAGGATAGCCTGATAGAAGCTATCAGAAAAACGATACATGAACCCTTTGATGTTTTTTGTGTGGGTGGGGATTTTAAAAACTACATAGAGCCGATTATGCCCCATCTAAACGTCATATCATTATTCGATAATGATGCAATGAAAAAAGAGATGGGAGGTAAACCTGTCATACTTTTCGAAAATGAAAAAAATGAACAACGCCCCATTTTAATAGCGAGTATTCGTTATGAGGAGCAGATCCGTGACGAGTTGCTTCAGAAAAAAGTGTCTTTAAATAATATCTATTATCTCAGCGATATCTTGCTGGGGGTGAATAGCAATGGCTGA
- a CDS encoding NAD-dependent epimerase/dehydratase family protein, whose protein sequence is MAENFSELNVDELAQADINHLLEFVDFSLLSDKHLFVTGCTGFMGYWILMTIHCLNIKGFNIQVTGISRHPDEFYQRHPFFLSKKWLHLIKGEIRDFPFKNEVYDYVIHAAMDTRPDKLKNGSDLIDIATRGIKRVIEQAKMASANSILIVSSGAVYESDYVPQKPGKLNSANYYSIAKQLMEQVALSETEGSMCQLKLARCFAFIGYLLPKHLAVAQFIRSALNDECITIHGNGSPVRSYLYAADMALWLLQILINGRDKAAYDVGSDDVKSLIDHAEHIRQIIAPNKSIFVGKGGANQSSSRQVYVPDITTAKDELGLDVWTDLRAAIRKTMEMENMFNDDLCSFQE, encoded by the coding sequence ATGGCTGAAAATTTCTCTGAGTTAAATGTTGATGAGTTAGCTCAGGCTGATATTAATCATCTCCTAGAGTTTGTTGACTTCTCCTTGTTATCCGATAAGCACCTTTTCGTCACTGGTTGTACCGGATTTATGGGCTATTGGATATTAATGACGATTCATTGCCTAAATATCAAAGGGTTTAATATACAGGTAACGGGTATATCTAGGCATCCTGATGAGTTTTATCAGCGACACCCTTTCTTTTTAAGTAAAAAGTGGCTTCATCTAATTAAGGGAGAGATCAGAGATTTCCCATTCAAGAACGAGGTCTATGACTATGTTATTCACGCAGCCATGGATACTCGGCCAGATAAATTAAAAAATGGTAGTGACTTGATTGATATTGCCACAAGAGGCATAAAGCGAGTTATTGAACAGGCGAAAATGGCTTCTGCAAATTCTATTTTGATAGTCAGTTCAGGTGCAGTATATGAGTCTGATTATGTTCCGCAAAAACCAGGCAAATTAAACTCAGCGAATTATTACAGTATCGCTAAGCAACTCATGGAGCAGGTCGCTCTTAGCGAAACTGAAGGAAGTATGTGTCAATTAAAACTGGCCAGATGTTTTGCTTTTATTGGTTATCTTTTGCCAAAGCATCTTGCTGTTGCACAGTTCATCAGAAGTGCTTTAAATGATGAATGTATCACTATTCATGGCAATGGTTCTCCTGTGAGAAGTTACCTTTATGCGGCTGATATGGCGCTATGGCTATTACAAATACTTATCAATGGGAGAGATAAAGCAGCCTACGATGTCGGTTCTGATGATGTAAAATCCTTAATTGATCATGCTGAACATATTCGTCAAATTATTGCTCCAAATAAATCTATATTTGTGGGGAAAGGGGGCGCTAACCAAAGCAGTAGTCGCCAAGTTTATGTTCCAGATATTACGACTGCAAAAGATGAACTAGGGTTAGATGTGTGGACAGACCTTCGTGCCGCAATTAGAAAAACCATGGAGATGGAAAATATGTTTAATGATGACTTATGCTCGTTTCAGGAATAA
- a CDS encoding class I SAM-dependent methyltransferase, protein MADKHFAWNRACQVCGTLNLSVLYENQLAVIDGRDMSYSVTTCSHCGFHYANQLPKASSYQSYYRSLSKYDVTLSASSIPEIDNYRAEKVISFIQPYISLDKKVFDLGCGHGTLLNWFSMSGWSNIYGVDPAPNAADQANQLYGLSCITTGSLENAVSLNRLIEADLICLMGVLEHLPNLYDDLTLLLNSVKEDASILIEVPACERFTRGDFEPYGEFSLEHIQFFSASSLDRLMENFGFYPITSHILDLPPGTTDSLLSLYSRKQKTDNVIATDTALDEYMAESESKLQLGLSKIKSLVRQPVIIYGAGSHTARLLPYLDDCQVSQHIVGIVDGNTNLQGKQMGKWVIDVPEILINRCPDIPVLVSSYRSQNAINHVLSDIYPNPIITMYQL, encoded by the coding sequence ATGGCTGATAAGCATTTCGCTTGGAACAGGGCTTGTCAGGTTTGTGGGACATTGAATCTGTCGGTTTTGTATGAGAACCAACTTGCTGTCATTGATGGTAGAGACATGAGCTATAGTGTTACAACCTGCAGTCACTGTGGATTTCATTATGCGAATCAGCTACCTAAGGCATCATCGTATCAGTCTTACTATCGATCTTTGTCTAAATATGATGTCACTCTTTCTGCCAGCTCGATACCAGAAATAGATAATTATAGAGCTGAGAAAGTTATCTCTTTCATCCAGCCATATATTTCTTTGGATAAAAAAGTTTTTGACTTAGGGTGTGGACATGGAACGTTACTCAACTGGTTCTCGATGAGTGGTTGGTCAAATATCTATGGCGTTGACCCAGCCCCAAATGCTGCCGACCAAGCAAACCAGCTTTATGGTTTGTCCTGTATTACAACGGGGAGCTTGGAAAATGCAGTGTCTTTAAATCGGCTGATAGAGGCTGATTTAATCTGTCTGATGGGAGTATTGGAGCATCTGCCCAACTTATATGATGATCTCACCTTATTATTAAATAGTGTGAAAGAGGATGCCAGCATACTGATTGAAGTACCTGCTTGTGAGCGATTTACACGAGGTGATTTTGAGCCCTATGGCGAGTTCTCTCTGGAACATATTCAATTTTTTAGTGCAAGTTCCTTGGACAGATTAATGGAGAACTTTGGTTTTTATCCAATAACGTCTCACATCTTGGATTTACCTCCAGGAACAACGGACAGTCTTTTAAGCCTCTATTCGCGTAAACAAAAAACAGATAATGTCATCGCAACTGATACCGCTTTGGATGAATACATGGCAGAGTCTGAGAGTAAATTGCAGCTAGGCTTAAGTAAAATAAAGTCATTGGTTCGGCAGCCCGTAATAATATATGGTGCAGGTAGCCATACCGCACGGTTACTACCCTATCTCGATGACTGCCAGGTTTCTCAACATATTGTTGGCATTGTTGATGGCAACACAAATCTTCAGGGTAAGCAGATGGGAAAATGGGTGATTGATGTGCCAGAAATATTAATAAACCGCTGTCCTGATATCCCTGTTCTTGTCTCTTCATACCGATCTCAGAATGCCATTAACCATGTGCTTAGTGACATTTATCCAAATCCTATTATAACGATGTACCAGCTATGA